A region of [Bacteroides] pectinophilus DNA encodes the following proteins:
- a CDS encoding DUF5721 family protein — MIILSVKEIKSFMSHLFMKETLDSWLVSEVTITTHNTFQVDGRLHKDFYGETIPDELASCEYSPWSLLRPLCFGIIKGSRTPLYMKLVLQLNSSMVENILSESAAPFVPEDINGLFINIRYEDGSLSITTGSSLRTFSMDKTLDEAFENYVRRLFFQFCE; from the coding sequence ATGATTATATTATCTGTTAAGGAAATCAAATCTTTCATGTCACACCTTTTCATGAAAGAAACTCTTGATTCATGGCTTGTATCTGAAGTCACCATAACCACCCACAATACATTTCAGGTAGACGGCAGACTGCATAAGGATTTCTATGGTGAGACTATTCCCGACGAACTTGCATCCTGTGAATATTCCCCATGGTCTCTTCTGCGTCCTTTGTGCTTTGGCATCATAAAAGGCAGCCGCACACCTCTTTATATGAAGCTTGTTCTCCAGCTTAACAGTTCCATGGTTGAGAATATTCTTTCAGAAAGTGCTGCTCCTTTTGTACCTGAAGACATTAACGGACTATTCATAAATATACGTTACGAAGATGGCAGTCTGAGCATAACAACAGGTTCATCATTAAGGACATTTAGCATGGATAAGACTCTTGACGAAGCATTTGAGAATTATGTACGCAGGCTGTTTTTCCAATTCTGTGAATAA
- a CDS encoding alpha/beta hydrolase family protein, with amino-acid sequence MSENYGITRFYTCLARMQREYDKYARQDGMNAVTREEFLGWKEKTKAMLIRLLGLDRMEMCNIKPIVAEKVRLDGGITREKVIIQTEEDVWMPMYILIPDECAGNSNAKCYIAMCGHQGGGKYSVAGCADIPQVKEAIDRFNYDYGLALAKQGCVAICPDCRGFGERRDMAKQGDEYFLEGTCYNLAHMAEPLGMTVAGMNTWDGFRLIDYIEERGEWDTDDIACVGFSGGGMQAMWLGALDERVKKVIISGYMYGFRDAHLYLNNNCSCNYVPHLWEHVDMGDIAAMIAPRRLIIQSGLDDHLNGPGGIDNVNKQVDIIKKAYSLFDAGDNIRHDVFPGGHMWHNEHLSEYISM; translated from the coding sequence ATGTCAGAGAATTATGGAATAACCAGGTTTTACACATGCCTTGCCCGCATGCAGAGGGAGTACGATAAGTACGCAAGGCAGGACGGCATGAATGCTGTCACAAGAGAAGAGTTCCTTGGATGGAAAGAGAAGACTAAGGCGATGCTTATAAGGCTTCTCGGACTCGACAGGATGGAGATGTGCAATATCAAGCCGATAGTTGCAGAGAAGGTGAGGCTTGACGGAGGCATTACAAGGGAGAAGGTGATAATCCAGACAGAAGAAGATGTCTGGATGCCTATGTACATTCTTATACCTGATGAATGTGCAGGCAACAGCAATGCCAAGTGTTACATAGCAATGTGTGGACATCAGGGCGGTGGCAAGTACAGCGTTGCCGGCTGTGCAGATATCCCGCAGGTAAAGGAAGCTATCGACAGATTCAATTATGATTACGGACTTGCACTGGCAAAGCAGGGGTGTGTTGCCATATGTCCTGACTGCCGTGGTTTCGGCGAGAGACGCGATATGGCAAAGCAGGGGGATGAATATTTTCTTGAGGGAACATGTTATAACCTTGCACATATGGCAGAACCGCTTGGAATGACAGTTGCAGGCATGAACACATGGGACGGATTCAGGCTCATAGACTATATCGAGGAGCGAGGCGAGTGGGACACGGATGATATAGCATGCGTTGGCTTCTCAGGGGGCGGAATGCAGGCTATGTGGCTTGGAGCACTTGATGAACGTGTGAAGAAGGTAATCATAAGCGGATATATGTATGGATTCAGGGATGCACACCTTTATCTTAACAACAACTGCAGCTGCAATTATGTTCCACACCTCTGGGAACACGTAGATATGGGAGATATTGCGGCGATGATTGCTCCGCGCAGGTTGATTATCCAGTCGGGGCTGGATGACCATCTTAACGGGCCGGGAGGAATTGATAATGTTAATAAGCAGGTAGATATAATCAAAAAAGCATACAGCCTGTTTGATGCCGGTGATAACATACGGCATGATGTCTTTCCGGGAGGCCATATGTGGCATAATGAGCATCTGTCTGAGTACATATCAATGTAA